In the genome of Aedes aegypti strain LVP_AGWG chromosome 2, AaegL5.0 Primary Assembly, whole genome shotgun sequence, the window CGCGGGCTGTACGTGTAGCAGCTTTGGTCTAAAATGTTGACAAATGTTGAAAAGACCAAGGAGTGCACGGCCAAGATATTTAACATATAGAGAATTTAGAGTCTAAATTTTAGACCGTACAACAATTGACATGTTACCCTATGTTAAAATCACTGGCACGTCGGAAACCTTGCTCTGTTTCAATGAAGATTGTGTCTGTCGTTATCACCGGTGGTTACATCTTGAGATAGTGAACAACATTGATTGAACTATGTACTAATCCTACGTCTGAATGCTTAGGTATCTTCATTATCAATGGGATTCAATTCAGAGTGCAGTCTGGAGCTGACCGAGACACAATTGTTGGTACATGTAGCTCAAAACAGTATAGGCTTCATTTCAAATTACTGTGAACAAGTTGATGTATTTTTAATATCAGCAACACCTGATCAAGCATAGCATCCCGATAGGTAGGAAATTATTCTATTCAAAAATTGCATCAGTAATTTTATTGCTAATGTTGCAAAACAAGTTCATTTAGGATATTCAGGTGGTAAATTTCTCTCAACAAGTTAAACAGCTCTAAACATTGTCTCGATTCAATGACCATTTCAGGACACTTAACTTTCCGTTTTGAGGTGCCGTTCAAAATGACCGACATACATCTCTTTATTTTTACGATCGTTATGATCGTATCTGCCGTTCAGCCCTTCCAGTTCAAAAGTAGCAGATGTTGTGAGGACTACTGCTACAGTTTGGATCAAGACCGAAGTCAATCGAAGCACTATGGCACCAAAACGGCTTACGAAGTTATTCGTGGACCGGAATCCAGTCAAGAGCATGTCGTTCCCAGTAagtacttcatttttttttttttttaatgaaactaACTTCAGATAGAACTGATTTGTAACCTCAGACTGCAGTCCATCCAAGTTTTGGTTGCTTGCTCGTCACGGGACCAGACTGCCGGGCAAAAAGGATATCGAGTCTCTGCCCCCCGTTCTGAATGGTGTATGGTTTCGGTAAGGATAAGTTTTCATGTGACACGTGTTAATTTATGAATATGAATTCCAGCTTCGAGAGTCGATTCTTGCTAACTACGACACCCGCTATAAAAGATTCAAAAGGGAACACTTGTGCCCGGAAGACGTAGGCCTATTGAGAAACTGGCAATGGGATCGAAACATAACCGTTGCGTATGAATCGGTTCTTACCGATCAAGGATGGGACGATTTGAAGTTGTTGGCTATGCGAGAGAAAGATCGCTTCTTCGAGATATTGAGCGGGCCTTATGATGAACAACGATATCTGGTGTGTATGAGAACCATTTTGAACTGTATTTCAAGTTTTAATAAGTCCCTTATCATTCTAGTTCAAACATACAAATTCTCAGAGAACTGAAGCAAGTTTCAAGGCTTTTGTCGAAGGTTTGTTTGGAAACGAACTGTATGACTCTATACCCACAAAACCAGATTCGAGTGACGATGTTCTGTTGAAACCATACGATTTCTGCCCGGCATATGATGCGAACGAAGACAAAATTAGCGAACCGGATTCGGAGTTGAGCAAATTCCTAAGGTCCCCGCTGTATATAAATACCTTGGCCGACATCTCCACGCGTTTAGGATTCCGACAAAGTTTGAGTTCCGAACAGGTCGAAGCCATGTGGAATGCTTGCAGGTTCGAGCAGGCTTGGAATCTACAGCTTCCAAGCCCTTGGTGTAGTGTCTTCACCAAGGGTCAGGTGCAGGTCATGGAGTACAAGGAAGATCTAAATTACTACTACCAGAATGGTTACGGATCCGAGGTGGGGTCCGACCTGTCCTGCCATGCAATGGCCGACATGTTGAAACACTTGGGACGGGTGGATGGTGAGCAGGTTATTGCATACTTCACGCACGATTCGGCTATTCAACTCTTTCTGGTTGCGTTGGGTGCCATGGAGGACAGGGAAGCTCTACGGGCGGATAACTATTACGCCATGGAAGATCGGAACTTCAGATCCAGCGAGCTGGCTCCATTTGCGGCGAATATTGCCGTCGTCCGGTATGAGTGCGAAGATAGCGAAGAGCCAGAGAAGGTAATGTTCTTCCTGAACGAGAAGTCTTTGAAGTTCGATTGGTGCACTGAAGGCATTTGCGATTGGTCTGAAGTGATTCGTCGGTATGAAAGATTCATCGATGGAGACTGTGCCGAAATGTACTGCAGATAATATGGTATTTTGTTAGTATATGTTATAGAGTATCCATAAACGAACATTACAAACATATTcagcaaaaacaaagtttttttttaatttgtgttcacgGATACAAAAGAATATTCCAATAAGCAAATTTTCGGATTCAACATAATATAACTTTCACGATCGTTTTTACGATAATTTTTAAGATCGTAATAAGTGGGCCGTAAAAATAAGGGTTATTATGttgttgaaaaatgcaacgtctagatgtggaaatactgattcgagatattcggccAACTTGAAGCATAAATaaagaacttttcaaaatggcAATTGAagctttcaagtttttttttctggaaacagATGGCAGCAGTGCTTGATTATTGTCAAAAGATTTATCCCCATTTATATGGGGGTGTTATATGCAGATACAGTTAAATTTGAAGGaaaacgataccgaatgttcaccaaagttggaGGAAGTGTTGCATGCCATACATTCTGCTGACTGCATTCTTTCGAGTCGTGTCGAGTACACGTCAAGTGTAGTGAATGacattgaagacggccttacagttgaggtcgaaatacgcgtatatgtcaaagtttgtattccggcgggtgaacaaatctgccaccgttttaaattttcttccattaatatccatgtcgtccgcgaagcaaacaaattgtccggatttcGTAAAAATCGTTCCTCGattgttaagtccggctctccgcatgacaccttcaagcggaatatggaacagcaggcacgaacgtccatcaccttgtcgtagtccccggcgggattcgaacgaactggagtgttcgcccgagtgttcttcacacagttttgcacaccgtcgtTGCTTTAACCAATCTTGTGGCCTTTCCAGGAAAACTGTTCTCGTTCATTATCTTctatagctctacacggtcgatactgtcgtatgccgctttgaaatcgatgaacaaatgatgCGTAGGGAACTGGTGTTCacgacatttctggaggatttgccgtacggaaaacatctggtccgttgtcgatcggccgtcgatgaatctgcttgataacttcccacgaacccATTTGATATAGGTGATAAACGACGGAATATAATCTGCGATAGcgctttgtaggcggcgtttaggatttttttttcttttgttgggatttgaaccactgcgaccattaagttgatctattgtggtatacCCCTGTTTATTTTTCGCATATTTTCAGGACGACAAGTTACTATTAAGATTAACTGCAGTTGACTGATAGTGCGACGTACCCCAATCTGGTATGATTCTTAAAATGAATTCAACTACCTTATTGGGATTTCCTTACCAAATTTCAAAAGGACTCAGTATGCCCTTGTTGAAATACTGTCTTCTTTGCGCAAATAGTGCTGAGCATTCACAAAGCAAGTGTTGAGAGGTCTCTATCTCACAGTCGCaaacagtgttgaccagactcatttccccgaaattcgaattgtgaagccatgaattgttataactgtgcgttgtattcctgagatggagggggaggtggttgggcttgagtgttgcacatgggatccgacagtttcgatctcggtgggccgcaattcaagtttcggtgaaatgattcgcactcactcactcactcatttcatttcaccgaaacttgaattgtggctctctgggggctgtttgggcacgtcaggagttaataatcaatgttaacttccttttcccgatcagcctagatagccgcgtagtgtcggtagcggttgttttaactggctaagaattaacactacggactgcctgttccggtggtaaaagtccacctcacaggtgacccctaattcatacggcgttaagcttaccgtgcctaagaatgaatggttaggggggtctaaataaaacctagccgcaaacggagcctgtggagttccagggcgccctctacagtattatgcccttcctgtgctacccggagcaatggtgtaggtgaccttgtgtttctccgagataatcggctgcccttcttcagtctcaagcctgaggctaaataagggagggattattaatacatttaatgtaatttagtttaaatttttacctctatggtttcgcattatgcgttttacacagtgtattctgtgatttttgcctttggcgacttttaagagataccgatttggtttttgttcgctgctgatctttttcgttctgagattgcgaaaagtttaatcttgcctagtttgggtagtggctacggctaggatagcttagttagatcaatctccagcataaaatgtcagcaatgatcaatctttgtagactcatgcaaatggtacagctcaagtggcgctagttcaaaaaccttacttttgtaaacttttatctaggaaacctagtggacccagtttttgctttttttcagaaacatgaaatggcaaatttgcgtgccatgcctcgtgcatgcgtgctcgtaaatagcgctgacgtcgccatactcatttctgagttaacaaccagagatgtatgcgctgtcacaattgatatttctgtatgtgacctcaataggaaatacgtctttcgttttgtggtgtatttaccacatgatgaaccatccccaatggatgatttcaaacgagttttcgttcactgcctatgaaaaggccttctgctgattgtgggcaatgatatcaatttgagaagctccagtctgatggaatgcttaagtagttcaaatcttggattacttattgtaTGAAATCCTCTTACCTTCATGGAATCTGccagagaagaagtgttagacataatgctctgctcgaataAAATCaatcacgagttgacgaattggcatgtatcagatgatgaatcattatctgatcatcgctacatctctatatgaacattagaatgtaaattcgcagactttggatttgttatactccacaaactgggaattggttgtgaacaaattccatggattttcaccgtccattggaaattctagtgatttggatgtttccacttccagtgaattgggacacaattgcccttgcttcgagtgatctctCAATTGCTTGTTactttgcttataggaaatgttcctcacaactcccttcgcgggacgagtggacGTCTGTATATTACTAAGCCATCCAAAAGGGTGGCTAAGTAttaaacaaatctgtcaaagcagaattgctgTCGCTTTATTACAaccttgactggccactgccgactcaactaccacatggcaaatattcagtgtgttgatacatttgtgtgtggtagttgtgattccgattatggaactttttatcacctgatatgtaaatgtcaatttttcgcgtgattgcgattccaattacttggtaaacacttattaagtgaaactgatttcagaaaactgaatcttcaggaccttctggtattcttaacccgcagtggtaatgagctataggctgtctttacgctcatgcgttttgcagtgccctttttagggcgctgttcgaacccattgtggtatggagctacatgctcttaattcgcttatgcgattttacctcttcaagggaccccactcctatttcctcccatctttcccttccctttcctctcccatcgggtagatgatgaaataggctcaaatatggcgatggcacaaatctcccaaatggcggggaacgtgcctttggagccggccttctgatacctgatacctgagaGGTCTCTATCTCACAGTCGCaaacagtgttgaccagactcatttccccgaaattcgaattgtgaagccatgaattgttataactgtgcgttgtattcctgagatggagggggaggtggttgggcttgagtgttgcacatgggatccgacagtttcgatctcggtgggccgcaattcaagtttcggtgaaatgattcgcactcactcactcactcatttcatttcaccgaaacttgaattgtggctctctgggatcaaaattgatcgattttgtgtgcagtactcaagcttaaccatctgcttttcaatcttaggaggatagagcatggttgtagtagttcgtggcttcgtagttcggaaaatgttattttcggggaaatgagtctgaacaacactggtcGCAAAACCGACAGATATCAGTTGGACTTCGATCCATCTTCTTTAAATGATATCTAGCTGGACAATGTCCTGTAAATAGTCCAATAACTatacagaatgatttttttatttaagtttagaagtttttctgtaatttgtttatttggagTTATAAACAGTTTAGACTGTCTTGATGTATTTGTACCAATCCAGTTCGACTGTATCATATTACGctcccattttttttatttccatttgtatacggagatgaaccagccatagggctgaaaatctccttaataaagataatcaATCATCCATTTGTATTACACATTTTGAAACTCCACAAAAGGGTTCTGGTCCTAAAAACTGAGTATTCGATCCTCGTCTAGCCAGAAAATCagctttctcatttttttcgattccacAATGGCCTGGTACCCAGTACAGGGACACCTGGTTATTCATAGCCAGTTGCTTCAATACCAGTTTTGATTGGCATGTATAGGATTTTAATGCGTTCAGAGCCGCCTGGCTGTCTGAAAATACGCAAATCCTTGCATGTCTATACTTTCTTCTAAGACATATAGAAGCACACTCTAAGATGGCGTATATTTCTGCAAGGAAAACAGTTGTCCATCGTCCCATTGGTATTGAAACATTAACTCTTGGGCCTGTTATTCCAGCCCCTGTATTATCACTCATTTTAGAACCATCGGTGTAGAACATAATCGATCCTGGTGAAATACTAGGCCCACCCGATTCCCACATTTGGCGGTCTGTTTCAACCACCTTATATGGTATATCTAGGTTTAGGGTTCTTTCCATCCAGTCTTCGTTCATGACTACTAatggattaatttgaaaatcttcCAGTATACTTAGATGTTCGGaaagatttccttcaagaaaGATATTCGTTCTTCGCAGTCTTAGTGCATTCTTTTCAGCTTCCATTTGCACGTGTTGATGTAGTGGAAGCTTATACAGAACTGCCTCTAAGGCCTTTGATGGCGTACTACGCATTGCTCCTGTCATAGCCATGCAGGCCAAACGTTGCAATTTTTCTAGCTTTTTTTGGGCTGTGCTTTGCTTTGTTTTAGGCCACCATACTAGTGCGGCATAAACTACCCTGGGCCTTACAATAACCGTATAGATCCAATGAATCATTTTAGGTTTGAGATCCCATTTTTTACCAAAAGTATTCTTACTCACCCACAGGGCAATAGTGGCTTTGCTTATTACCTGCTCTAAGTGCAAGTTCCAATTAAGTTTATCATCTAAAATAACTCCTATTGGACAATACATCCCtcaattgttatatttttaaatgtcacTTTCCGTCTGCGAGTGAACGGTACCAAAACGGTTTTCGATGGGTTTATATTCAACCCTTCGTTTTGACATCACCGCGAAATGCAGTTTAGTGCAGACTGCATTAAATCTGTGATGGTATGttcaaactttccacgaactatTATGGCCACATCATCAGCAAAACCGATAACTTCGAAGTCTTGTTCTGTCAATTTATTAAGAATATCATCAACAACAAGCGACCATAATAAAGGCGACAATAcgcctccttgaggacatcccttaGTGGTCTTTATTGTTATAGATGATACTCCCAATTCAGCAGATACTTCTCTATTTTTCAGCATTTCCATAATCCAAGCTATAATGCCAGGATCGAAATGCCTGTTTTCCATTGACTTTTTTATTGAACTGAATGTCGCATTATCAAAAGCACCTTCTACATCAAGAAATGCTACAAGTGCAATTTCTTTTCTAACGAGAGTACTTTCTATTTTTGTAACCAAATTATGTAGAGCAGTGACTGTAGATTTGTTAGTTTGATATGCATACTGATACCTGTTAAGAGGAATCTTTTGTAGGTATTCTGTTTTGATATATTCATCTATTatcttttccatgattttaagcataGTAGATGTGAGATTTATTGGCCTAAAAGATTTTGGATTTGTTTTGTCTCTTTTTCCTACTTTAGGAATGAAGACAACTCGTACTTGGGTCCATATTTTTGGTACATGGCCTAACATTAAacttgctttgaaaatatttgttatagAATCCAGCAGTATTTCCCCACCCTTCTGAAGCAGTGCAGGAAATATACCGTCCATTCCCGGAGATTTAAATGGTTCGAAAGAGTTCATCGCCCATTCAACtttagattttgtgaaaatggtATCAGGTATAAGCGAATTATATCTTATAGTCCCGGTCAGCCCATAATTATCTTTAACGTTTATACTTTCTTCATTATCATAACTTAGTGGTAAAGTTTGATCCTGGGAAATGAGTCTCCATCAACATTTCAAGGGTTTCTTGTGAGTTAACAGTAAAATCACCATttgttttctttaaatttcccagaccatttgaatggtctttGGAAAGCACTTTTTGCAGTTTAGCTATATCTGGAGTTTTCTCTATGTTTTCACAATAGGATCTCCAGGTTCGTCGTTTTGATTTTCtaatttctttgttgtacattGTAAGGGCCTTTTTATATTGGTCCCATTGCCCAGAAATTTTCGCTTTATTGAAAAGTTTTCGCGATTTTTTCCTTAAATTATTTAATGTTTTATTCCATCAAGGAATAAATTCGGTCATCGAAATTCCCTTGGCTGTTTTCGTTTTTGGGAAGCCCTGTACTCTGAGTGCTTTGGTGGTGATTTTTCGAGGATTTTGCTTCCGGCACTTTACCGTCTGTCCCGCTTGTCACCGGGACACTAAGGCTTTGTTCGGTCCCAGGATCCACGCTACTTACCGGTTCCAGCTCCTTCGGCTCGTCTCTCGAGATTACCATCCCATCTACCCCAGGTTTGTACATCCCTTTTTTCCGTAGCTTTGTTTGCCCGAACTTGTAGTTGATGAGGAAGTTGCATGTCTTAAAATGTTGCATGGACGCCTCGTCAACTGTGAAAAACCATTCAACGTGATTCTCATAGAGAATGTTACGTTGAATGATTTTCCACCTGTCGGTACTCAACCCGTCATTCTGGCTCTCTATGAAAACTCTGATAGTGTCATTTTCATCATTAACACTTTGAGGGAAAAAGCCTACCATTACGTCCAGTCTTGGGATATCGTCCGCATTGACTACCGTAAGTTCCGCGCCTTTCCAAGGGATAAGCGTAGGAATCACTGAATTTAGCCAATCCGACGTTTCCCTATCCTGGCAGTTTATCACCAAATGTCCTGTTCGTTGCCAACAGTTCATAAACTTTGGCTTGAAAGACTCCCTTCTTTGCAGCGTAACCTTCAGCAAAATGGCCTCTTGTAGACTGTACAGTTGTTCGTCTGTCAGCTGGATTTGAGGATAGTTCTTCGGCAGAATACCTACCCTTACCCATTTGGCCACCTCACTGTAGGTCGATTGTTGATTTTCGAGAACAGTTGGTTGATCTTGTCTGATATTTTCCATCCGGCTGTTGACAGAAATGTGAATCGACTGTCCTTTCTGCTTTTTAGGGATGGGTTTGCTGTCGCTGTTACTACTGTTGTTGATGTTCCTAGGTCTTTTCGGAGTCGACTCTTTTGGTGGCACTAGAACCATCGACAGTGCCTCCTCCCGACCATGTCCACTCAACAACAGTTTCTTGAAACGCTTCTTTTTCGCTCCACTTAATTTTGCCCTTAAGATCTGCCtttcttgattttgattttgatcattTACCTGCATTTGATTTCGTATCTCCTGGATGGTGACATTAACCCCATCATCCTCGTCGTCGGAGTTTAGTATGGAAGACGAGACAGATCCCTCACCTCCAACATCATCCATCGAGACACTCTGTAGTAGATCATCTTCCTTTCTGTCATCTACATCCATGTTTTCAGCGGCTGAATTCATCATGGATTCTTCATTGGACTCCATGGTGCTGCCTAACactgattttattttcaaatttttggttttcaattcttttcaaaatatttttaaaattttccctttctgACACACCGCACTTTATGCTGAGTGATTTTAAGATTCTCTTCTCACGTATCGGAGTGATAGTCACTCGATAGAACCCACCAGATCTCTCCGTTTGTGAGACAGATTATCGCTGGCACTCAACTGACGTTGTCAGCCACCACTTCGGTTTATCTTTGCCCCCCTCTGCTCCACCACTAATAATCCCTTTGTTCGCTTTTCCTCAACACTTGATATTAACCAGCGAGCGCTGCAATTTTCGTCGCTGTTTTTGCACGAATCACTGCAATATGCTGCTGTACTCCACTTTCACAACGCactaaataactgtggaacaacttttccgatagATTCGTCCCGATTGGGACCACTTTTCAAGCGGTTTTAAGGAAAAAACTAAGAGCTTTAATAGCCACCTTGATAGCTTCTACTGTCAGCACTCACATGATTCTATACAGGCGTTTAGGATAGTAattgcacgatagttttcacatttcagatgcagacaagcggccaacctctccggacccatcttgatgagctcggctccgataccatccatACCAGTGGccttgttcttgagctgttgaatggcatccttaacttccctcatcgttggagctggttggtttccactgtccgctgcgTTGACGTAGCCATCAcattcgctgtcctgaccttctgtgcctgtgtcctctgcgccattcaggtgttcagcGTAGTGCTGCTTGTTGAAAACCATGAAGACAACTCCAACTCCAGGATAGCTGATTCTAACCACAAAGAAAACAAGCTTGTCCATTCTCTGCAGACAGCTACTAGCTGATCGAGTTCTGTAACTACTGCTCCTTTCATTCAATCCAGGTATCTACAATTGGATGTATGGAAGTGACAGAAtgtggtgctactaccaaaggcggggaaaccaccaggtgacccgtcgcgTCGGCCTATGACCTAtatgtctactagatacgacggacaagttattggagaggttcatcctcaacaggctagtatcGTATACGAAAGGTGCGGACGGccgtccaacaaccagtttggattcaaaaaatgtaaatctactctggacgctatccagtcgttcgttcagacagctgaatCGAGCAATGGAGCAAAAAAGGAACAGCATCCGTTGGCGCAGTAacgttgtcactctggatgtgaagaagcGATAGTCCGCCTTAAGGtgccggtgcagttgtgtaagcttctagaaagctataatgatggtaggattctactgtatgacacagagaaGGGGCAGAAAaacgttcgaattaccgcgggagtacctcaaggttcaatcctggacccgctgttatggaatgcgatgtacgatga includes:
- the LOC5574905 gene encoding multiple inositol polyphosphate phosphatase 1, with translation MTDIHLFIFTIVMIVSAVQPFQFKSSRCCEDYCYSLDQDRSQSKHYGTKTAYEVIRGPESSQEHVVPNCSPSKFWLLARHGTRLPGKKDIESLPPVLNGLRESILANYDTRYKRFKREHLCPEDVGLLRNWQWDRNITVAYESVLTDQGWDDLKLLAMREKDRFFEILSGPYDEQRYLFKHTNSQRTEASFKAFVEGLFGNELYDSIPTKPDSSDDVLLKPYDFCPAYDANEDKISEPDSELSKFLRSPLYINTLADISTRLGFRQSLSSEQVEAMWNACRFEQAWNLQLPSPWCSVFTKGQVQVMEYKEDLNYYYQNGYGSEVGSDLSCHAMADMLKHLGRVDGEQVIAYFTHDSAIQLFLVALGAMEDREALRADNYYAMEDRNFRSSELAPFAANIAVVRYECEDSEEPEKVMFFLNEKSLKFDWCTEGICDWSEVIRRYERFIDGDCAEMYCR